From the genome of Candidatus Terasakiella magnetica, one region includes:
- a CDS encoding bifunctional [glutamine synthetase] adenylyltransferase/[glutamine synthetase]-adenylyl-L-tyrosine phosphorylase, translated as MTSLWYQTVNAPLPKASDQEKSDVGFEHWQEATQRIDDIDEQLNATSLIEDENAKAILTSLLGNSPFLTHCVLSDIPFTCRLLRNGPQATFDDLISELDSFWQTQPARDDMARQLRITKRCAALTIALADICQQWDVFQVTESLTTLAEKSLDYALGTLLREGHRRGYFKLPDPENNPQKGSGFIVLGMGKLGGRELNYSSDVDIIVLFDTEVIETDDPWDLQGNMVRITKQLVQMMDDRTADGYVFRTDLRLRPDPGSTPLAISVLAAETYYESIGQNWERAAMIKARPVAGDIKAGYAFLDILRPYMWRKYMDFAAIQDIHAIKRQINAHKGGHSIALKGHNVKLGHGGIREIEFYAQTQQLIWGGRNPDVRIAPTCKALQALVDAEQVEQKICDELIESYQYLRTVEHRIQMTNDEQTHSIPEDEAAIERLAIFMGYKDSKAFETEFIAHLERVENYYAQLFEETVDRNNHADETGNLVFTGGDTDPNTLNYLKSLGFKKPEFIDSTVRGWHHARYRATRSTRSREILTDLMPALVHAMANTAEPDTAFLRFDEFLSELPAGVQLFSMFQVNPQLLDLVAEVMGEAPRLAEHLARNSGLLEYVLTPDFFTPLPEVECLCQDLEKALGQARDFQDILDISRRWANDRKFQVGVQTLRQIISIKDSGIAQTNIADAIIREMLPRVQEELAIKHGIIEGGDMCIVGLGKAGSCDMTATSDLDLVFIYDVPEDCVGSNGDRALGVAQYFARLSQRFINALTAPTGEGMLYEVDMRLRPSGNAGPIASSLASFERYHEESAWTWEHMALTRARVMSGSDQLREKVEKSIEDILTRQRDMDKLLFDVSDMRKRMEKEHHTDVVWEIKQYRGGIVDIDFMAQYLQLRHAPQHKEILQNNTIDVLLKARELEILEETVANDLISAIELWNIVQGYLRLTVAAELKKEDGGELPHALKDDLVQACGEPSFDILCERMKNAAQQVQKHYKQIIDDPASLIPPKEEDQ; from the coding sequence ATGACATCACTTTGGTACCAAACCGTTAACGCGCCGCTTCCAAAAGCGTCTGATCAGGAAAAATCTGATGTGGGATTTGAGCACTGGCAGGAGGCCACGCAGCGCATTGATGACATTGATGAGCAGTTAAATGCAACATCTCTTATTGAAGATGAAAATGCAAAAGCAATTTTAACCTCTCTTCTTGGCAATAGTCCTTTCCTAACCCATTGTGTTTTAAGCGATATTCCCTTTACTTGCCGCCTTTTGCGCAATGGTCCACAGGCCACTTTTGATGACCTCATTTCTGAGTTGGATAGCTTCTGGCAGACCCAACCCGCACGCGATGATATGGCCAGACAGTTGCGAATCACCAAACGTTGCGCAGCCCTTACCATCGCTTTAGCTGATATATGTCAGCAATGGGATGTTTTTCAAGTCACTGAAAGTTTAACGACTCTGGCAGAAAAATCTCTGGATTATGCCTTGGGCACCTTATTGCGCGAAGGCCACAGACGTGGATATTTCAAACTGCCTGACCCTGAAAACAATCCGCAAAAAGGCTCCGGCTTTATCGTGTTAGGCATGGGCAAGCTTGGCGGGCGTGAGCTCAACTATTCCAGTGATGTAGATATCATCGTGCTGTTTGACACAGAAGTCATTGAAACCGATGATCCATGGGACCTGCAAGGCAATATGGTGCGCATCACCAAACAGCTTGTGCAGATGATGGATGATCGCACGGCTGATGGATATGTCTTTAGAACAGACCTGCGCCTGCGACCTGACCCGGGCTCCACCCCGCTTGCCATTTCAGTCCTTGCGGCTGAAACCTATTATGAAAGCATTGGGCAAAACTGGGAACGTGCTGCCATGATCAAGGCGCGCCCTGTTGCGGGTGATATCAAGGCGGGCTATGCCTTTCTTGATATTTTGCGCCCTTATATGTGGCGCAAATATATGGATTTTGCCGCCATTCAGGATATTCACGCCATTAAACGCCAGATCAATGCCCATAAAGGCGGTCACAGCATTGCTTTAAAAGGCCATAATGTAAAACTCGGTCATGGCGGCATTCGTGAAATCGAATTTTATGCCCAGACCCAACAGCTCATTTGGGGTGGACGTAATCCTGATGTGCGCATAGCCCCCACATGCAAGGCCCTTCAAGCCTTGGTTGATGCTGAACAGGTGGAACAAAAAATCTGTGATGAGTTGATTGAAAGTTACCAATATCTGCGCACGGTCGAACATCGCATCCAAATGACCAACGATGAGCAGACCCATTCCATCCCTGAAGATGAAGCCGCCATTGAACGACTTGCTATTTTCATGGGCTATAAAGACAGCAAAGCCTTCGAAACAGAATTTATTGCCCATCTTGAACGGGTTGAAAATTATTATGCCCAACTGTTTGAAGAAACCGTTGATCGTAATAATCATGCTGATGAAACGGGAAATCTTGTTTTCACAGGTGGGGATACAGACCCTAACACCTTAAACTACCTTAAAAGCCTCGGCTTTAAGAAACCGGAATTTATTGATAGCACTGTTCGGGGCTGGCACCATGCAAGATATCGCGCCACCCGCAGCACACGCTCGCGCGAAATCCTCACAGACCTCATGCCCGCCCTTGTTCATGCCATGGCAAATACGGCTGAACCAGATACGGCCTTCTTGCGTTTTGATGAGTTTTTAAGTGAACTTCCCGCAGGGGTTCAGCTTTTTTCCATGTTTCAGGTAAACCCACAGCTTCTTGACCTTGTTGCCGAAGTGATGGGCGAGGCCCCGCGCCTTGCAGAGCATCTTGCACGCAATTCTGGCTTGCTGGAATATGTCCTAACGCCAGATTTTTTCACCCCTCTTCCTGAAGTTGAATGTTTATGTCAGGATTTGGAAAAAGCCCTTGGTCAGGCGCGTGATTTTCAAGATATCCTCGATATTTCAAGACGTTGGGCCAATGATCGTAAATTTCAAGTAGGTGTACAGACCTTGCGCCAAATCATCTCGATCAAAGACTCAGGCATTGCCCAAACAAATATTGCCGATGCCATCATTCGTGAAATGCTACCACGCGTTCAAGAAGAGCTCGCGATTAAACACGGCATCATTGAAGGCGGCGATATGTGTATCGTCGGGCTTGGCAAGGCAGGGTCTTGCGATATGACAGCCACAAGCGACCTCGACCTAGTATTTATCTATGATGTGCCAGAAGATTGCGTTGGCTCAAACGGGGACCGCGCCCTTGGGGTTGCGCAATATTTTGCCCGCTTGTCCCAACGTTTCATTAATGCCCTAACCGCTCCAACAGGTGAAGGCATGCTTTATGAAGTGGATATGCGCTTACGCCCCTCAGGCAATGCAGGGCCGATTGCCTCAAGCCTTGCTTCTTTTGAGCGCTATCACGAAGAATCGGCTTGGACTTGGGAACATATGGCCCTTACCCGCGCACGTGTGATGAGTGGCAGCGACCAACTAAGAGAAAAAGTTGAAAAATCCATTGAAGATATCCTGACCAGACAACGCGATATGGACAAATTGCTCTTTGATGTTTCTGATATGCGCAAACGTATGGAAAAGGAACATCACACCGATGTGGTGTGGGAGATTAAGCAATATCGGGGCGGCATCGTCGATATTGATTTTATGGCGCAATATCTCCAGCTTCGCCACGCCCCCCAACATAAAGAGATTTTGCAAAACAATACCATTGATGTGCTTTTAAAAGCGCGTGAGCTTGAAATTTTAGAAGAAACCGTCGCAAACGACCTGATTTCAGCCATCGAGCTTTGGAATATTGTGCAAGGCTATCTGCGTCTTACCGTTGCAGCAGAGCTAAAAAAAGAAGACGGTGGCGAGCTGCCCCATGCCTTAAAAGATGATTTAGTTCAGGCTTGCGGTGAACCATCATTTGACATCCTATGCGAACGTATGAAAAATGCAGCTCAACAAGTTCAAAAACACTACAAACAGATAATTGATGATCCTGCATCACTTATCCCCCCCAAAGAAGAAGATCAGTAA
- a CDS encoding PBP1A family penicillin-binding protein: MKILKIIAGMLGFFLFLAFLGAGALLYGFYYYGKGLPDYTQLKDYEPPVMTRVHAGDGQLMAEYAIENRVFVPIKAIPQRVIRAFLAAEDKNFYHHSGIDPMGVGRAILINIKNVGKGRRLVGASTITQQVAKNFLLTNEVSYVRKIKEAILALRIEKAFEKDRILELYLNEIYLGYGSYGVAAAALNYFNKSLGELSIEEVAYLAALPKAPNNYHPIKKTKKAVERRNWVVDRMAIEGVITLGDAADAKNKPLKVASRAQTEFVKAPYFAEEVRRELVSMYGEDKLYKGGLSVHTTLDPTLQAIAQRQLQKGLETYDRRHGWRGPVAKIDNMLDWQTALGDVKSPKGAPADWTLAVVLKLHKAGVSLGLLDGSNAALPFNEMKWAREPLEDQKVGARLKQPSDALNKGDVVWVKPVVENSKGDKYQPNTYALRQIPKVQGGIVSLDPHTGRVLAMVGGYSYAHSQFNRVTQAKRQPGSAFKPFVYLSAFDEGYTPSTLILDAPFVLDQGPGQPKWRPDNYSKKFYGPSTMRLGIEKSRNLMTVRLAQTLGMDKVSAYAKRFDITPNLPEVLSMALGSGETKLMNLATAYGMLVNGGKRILPTLIDRIQDRNGVTQFKHETRECPNCLALNWTGDEIVPQIVDNRESVTSPESAYQIVSILEGVVQRGTGRRVRAVGKPLGGKTGTTNKSRDTWFMGFSPDLVTGVFVGMDTPTPLGRKETGSSVAAPIFRDFMKEALAGKPATPFRIPDGVRMVRVNARTGQDAQVGETNVIWEAFKQGTSPSQSNRVLEGQSDEIVSPGDVDTGGGLY, from the coding sequence GTGAAAATATTAAAAATCATAGCCGGAATGTTGGGCTTTTTCCTGTTCCTTGCGTTTCTTGGGGCCGGGGCTTTGCTCTATGGTTTTTACTATTATGGCAAAGGCTTGCCGGACTACACCCAGCTTAAGGATTATGAGCCACCTGTGATGACGCGTGTTCATGCAGGTGATGGTCAATTGATGGCAGAATATGCCATTGAAAACCGTGTGTTCGTACCGATCAAAGCGATCCCGCAACGCGTAATCAGGGCATTTTTAGCCGCAGAAGATAAAAACTTTTATCACCACTCTGGAATTGACCCCATGGGGGTTGGCCGTGCCATTTTGATTAATATCAAAAATGTGGGCAAGGGCCGCCGTTTGGTCGGGGCCTCAACCATTACCCAGCAAGTGGCAAAAAACTTTTTGCTGACAAACGAGGTTTCTTATGTGCGTAAAATCAAGGAAGCCATCCTTGCCTTGCGTATTGAAAAAGCCTTTGAAAAAGACCGTATTTTAGAACTCTACCTTAATGAAATTTATCTGGGCTATGGCTCATACGGGGTGGCCGCAGCCGCCTTAAACTATTTTAACAAGTCCTTGGGTGAGCTTTCTATTGAAGAAGTTGCTTATCTGGCTGCTTTACCCAAAGCGCCGAACAACTATCACCCAATTAAAAAGACGAAAAAAGCTGTTGAGCGTCGCAACTGGGTTGTGGATCGTATGGCAATTGAGGGGGTGATCACCCTTGGTGATGCGGCGGATGCTAAAAATAAGCCGCTGAAAGTAGCCTCACGTGCGCAAACAGAATTTGTAAAAGCACCTTATTTTGCTGAAGAAGTCCGTCGTGAGTTGGTTTCCATGTATGGCGAAGATAAGCTTTATAAGGGTGGCTTGTCTGTTCATACCACGCTTGATCCCACCTTACAGGCCATTGCGCAACGCCAATTACAAAAGGGCCTAGAAACCTATGATCGCCGCCACGGATGGCGCGGCCCTGTTGCTAAAATCGATAATATGCTTGATTGGCAAACCGCCCTTGGTGATGTAAAATCGCCCAAAGGGGCGCCTGCAGACTGGACGTTGGCTGTTGTGCTGAAACTGCATAAAGCAGGAGTAAGTCTTGGTCTACTTGATGGCAGCAATGCTGCCTTGCCCTTTAATGAAATGAAATGGGCGCGCGAGCCCCTTGAAGATCAAAAAGTCGGCGCGCGTTTAAAACAGCCCTCTGATGCGTTGAATAAAGGCGATGTAGTTTGGGTAAAACCGGTTGTTGAAAATTCCAAAGGGGATAAATACCAGCCTAATACTTATGCCTTGCGCCAAATTCCAAAAGTACAAGGCGGTATTGTCTCGCTTGATCCACATACAGGGCGTGTATTGGCAATGGTTGGGGGGTATTCTTATGCCCATAGCCAGTTTAACCGTGTCACACAAGCCAAACGCCAGCCCGGCTCGGCCTTTAAGCCGTTTGTCTATCTGTCTGCTTTTGATGAAGGCTATACGCCCTCTACCCTTATTCTTGATGCACCGTTTGTATTGGATCAGGGACCGGGCCAGCCCAAATGGCGACCGGATAACTATTCCAAGAAATTTTATGGCCCTTCAACCATGCGTTTGGGGATTGAAAAATCACGTAACTTGATGACAGTACGTCTTGCCCAGACATTGGGCATGGATAAAGTCAGTGCTTACGCCAAGCGTTTTGATATCACACCAAACCTGCCAGAAGTGCTTTCCATGGCGCTTGGTTCCGGTGAGACCAAACTTATGAACCTTGCCACGGCCTATGGCATGTTGGTGAATGGTGGTAAACGTATTTTACCGACCTTGATTGATCGCATTCAAGATCGCAACGGGGTGACGCAGTTTAAGCATGAAACCCGTGAATGCCCGAATTGTCTGGCCTTGAACTGGACAGGTGATGAGATCGTGCCCCAGATTGTAGATAACCGTGAAAGCGTAACCTCACCTGAAAGTGCCTATCAGATTGTTTCTATCCTTGAAGGGGTGGTGCAACGCGGCACTGGTCGTCGCGTGCGCGCAGTGGGCAAGCCCTTGGGTGGCAAGACGGGTACAACAAACAAAAGCCGCGATACATGGTTTATGGGCTTTAGTCCCGACCTTGTCACAGGTGTGTTTGTGGGTATGGATACACCAACACCCTTGGGTCGCAAAGAAACAGGCTCAAGCGTTGCTGCTCCCATCTTTAGGGACTTTATGAAAGAGGCTCTGGCAGGCAAACCTGCAACACCGTTTCGTATCCCTGATGGCGTGCGTATGGTGCGTGTAAATGCACGTACAGGCCAAGATGCCCAAGTGGGTGAAACAAACGTGATCTGGGAAGCCTTTAAACAAGGCACATCGCCAAGCCAAAGCAACCGTGTGCTTGAAGGTCAGAGTGACGAGATTGTTTCTCCCGGTGATGTGGATACGGGCGGCGGTCTATATTGA
- a CDS encoding outer membrane protein, which yields MRKYSITKSLGRLTGCLLLTAPLLSTTALASDFYLTVGVGQAYSSDSDATIILGGGEEAFTTNFDNAPIAKIGIGYEVLDYLDLEFVYQHNFSSQSVSDADRFTSSTGTDYYQYDIETESVMLNAALNLADLAEKFAGIEKNYYVEPYVGFGFGAARNTIDDAYRQNGAGAFSRLQYQRHKETGFAKRLFAGLQIPFSDKLTFDLSYSYSDYGRAKTSNTYNWISTSGEGNEVQGIHFDHKTHEIGASVRYNF from the coding sequence GTGCGAAAATACTCAATTACAAAATCATTAGGTCGACTTACAGGCTGTTTACTTCTTACAGCTCCCCTTTTGTCCACGACGGCACTTGCATCTGACTTTTACCTAACTGTTGGGGTGGGTCAAGCCTATAGCTCTGATAGTGACGCAACAATCATTCTAGGTGGTGGTGAAGAAGCTTTCACAACAAACTTTGATAATGCACCGATTGCGAAAATTGGAATTGGGTATGAAGTACTGGACTATCTAGACCTAGAGTTCGTTTACCAGCATAATTTCAGTTCTCAATCTGTTTCTGATGCTGATCGTTTTACCAGCAGTACGGGCACCGATTATTATCAATATGACATTGAAACTGAATCTGTCATGCTTAATGCGGCACTCAACCTTGCAGACTTAGCTGAAAAGTTCGCAGGCATTGAAAAGAATTATTATGTTGAGCCCTATGTTGGCTTTGGTTTTGGTGCTGCCCGAAATACTATTGATGATGCTTACAGACAAAATGGCGCCGGCGCTTTTTCTCGATTACAATATCAAAGACATAAAGAAACCGGTTTTGCTAAAAGACTGTTTGCAGGTTTGCAAATTCCATTCAGTGACAAACTGACTTTCGACCTCTCTTATTCTTATTCAGATTACGGTCGCGCAAAAACAAGTAATACCTACAATTGGATCAGTACTTCAGGTGAGGGAAATGAAGTGCAAGGTATTCACTTTGACCATAAGACCCATGAAATTGGTGCTTCTGTACGCTACAACTTTTAA
- the prfB gene encoding peptide chain release factor 2, with translation MRAEVETQVEEIRKSLKLLRKHLDYDNAVRRLEELNALSEDPDLWNDPKKAQELMKERTRLENGIKALEESEQELSDNIELIELGEMEDDQDTITEAEECLNQLQERAAKEEIETLLSGEADGNNCFLEINSGAGGTEACDWANIMLRMYSRWCDSRGYKIEYLEETAGEEAGIKSVTLKVTGHNAYGWLKTETGTHRLVRISPFDSSARRHTSFAAVSCSPEIDDNIEIEIEEKDLRVDTYRASGAGGQHVNKTDSAIRITHLPTGIVVQCQNDRSQHKNRAAAYKMLRARLYEAELQRREAESQAEHDAKTEIGWGRQIRSYVLQPYQMIKDLRTNVETSNSQAVLDGDLDQFMAAALANRIEGSSDSE, from the coding sequence ATGCGCGCTGAAGTCGAAACTCAGGTCGAAGAAATCCGTAAATCCCTTAAATTGCTGCGCAAGCATTTGGATTACGATAATGCCGTGCGCCGCCTTGAGGAACTCAATGCGTTGAGCGAGGACCCTGACCTGTGGAATGATCCCAAAAAAGCTCAAGAGCTGATGAAGGAACGCACACGTCTTGAAAATGGCATCAAGGCGCTTGAAGAATCTGAGCAGGAACTTTCTGATAATATCGAGCTGATCGAGCTTGGTGAAATGGAAGATGATCAAGACACCATTACTGAGGCTGAAGAATGTTTAAACCAGCTGCAAGAACGCGCGGCAAAAGAAGAGATTGAAACGCTGCTTTCCGGTGAAGCCGATGGTAACAACTGTTTCTTGGAAATTAACTCAGGTGCAGGCGGGACAGAGGCTTGTGACTGGGCCAATATTATGTTGCGCATGTATTCGCGCTGGTGTGATAGCCGGGGCTATAAGATTGAATATCTTGAAGAAACCGCGGGTGAAGAAGCGGGTATTAAATCTGTTACCTTAAAAGTTACAGGTCATAATGCGTATGGCTGGTTAAAAACGGAAACGGGCACACACCGTCTTGTGCGTATTTCCCCGTTTGATAGTTCAGCACGACGCCATACCAGTTTTGCAGCTGTTTCCTGCTCCCCCGAAATTGATGATAATATCGAGATTGAGATCGAGGAAAAAGACCTGCGTGTGGATACATACCGTGCCTCTGGTGCAGGGGGGCAGCACGTTAATAAAACTGACTCAGCCATTCGTATCACGCACTTGCCAACGGGTATTGTGGTGCAGTGTCAAAATGATCGCTCACAACATAAAAACCGTGCCGCAGCATATAAGATGTTGCGTGCACGCCTTTATGAGGCAGAGCTGCAACGCCGCGAAGCTGAAAGCCAAGCGGAACATGATGCAAAGACCGAGATCGGTTGGGGCCGTCAAATTCGCTCCTACGTGCTTCAGCCGTATCAGATGATCAAGGATTTGCGCACCAATGTTGAGACGTCAAACTCTCAAGCCGTATTGGATGGGGATCTGGATCAGTTTATGGCAGCCGCACTTGCCAACCGTATTGAAGGCTCAAGCGACAGCGAGTAA
- a CDS encoding transporter substrate-binding domain-containing protein, with amino-acid sequence MRAVGIILVLFGLMTIQARPAGAETPCLKLVAHETGIVSTISKNVRLALNEAGLCSLFYNPLSAETQKAKEQGLIDGELLRVQFYDRLIGERLVIVPTPLASGNGFVVVRKESDITKANYKDYKIGYLVGTIWNKLVVKKMKNAVVYENYQQLVTALKLNEIDGFLADSVAYMSLKKKLGQARPLAIMNLSGHTWLLAKHKDLAVKVNQAYMAYLAKGRAFTDPIQADHNH; translated from the coding sequence ATGAGAGCTGTTGGTATAATTTTAGTTTTATTTGGTCTGATGACCATACAGGCAAGGCCTGCGGGTGCTGAAACACCTTGTCTAAAGCTGGTCGCGCATGAAACAGGTATTGTTTCAACCATCTCCAAGAATGTGAGACTTGCACTTAATGAGGCTGGGCTGTGTAGCCTTTTTTATAACCCTTTAAGTGCAGAAACTCAAAAAGCAAAAGAACAAGGCCTTATTGATGGCGAACTGTTACGTGTGCAGTTTTATGACCGTCTCATTGGTGAGAGGCTCGTGATCGTGCCCACCCCGCTTGCCTCAGGCAATGGTTTTGTGGTTGTGCGCAAAGAGTCTGATATCACCAAGGCCAATTACAAAGACTATAAAATTGGCTATCTTGTTGGCACCATCTGGAACAAGCTGGTGGTCAAAAAAATGAAGAATGCTGTTGTATATGAAAATTATCAACAGCTTGTCACAGCCTTAAAGCTAAATGAGATCGATGGATTTTTAGCTGATAGTGTCGCCTATATGTCACTGAAGAAGAAACTGGGCCAAGCGCGACCTCTTGCCATTATGAACTTATCAGGCCACACATGGCTGTTGGCTAAACATAAAGATTTGGCTGTAAAAGTTAATCAGGCTTATATGGCTTATCTTGCCAAAGGTAGAGCTTTTACTGATCCGATACAGGCAGATCATAATCACTAG
- the bcp gene encoding thioredoxin-dependent thiol peroxidase, translating to MTIEVGTQAPDFTLPTDGNGELSLSSLKGKKVVLYFYPKDSTPGCTTQAKGFRDEMAAFEAENCVIVGASKDTVKRHDNFKTKQELNFSLVSDAEGDLCETYGVWQEKKMYGKTFMGIVRSTFLIDENGVVQKVWPKVKVKGHIEEVLEVVKEI from the coding sequence ATGACGATTGAAGTAGGCACACAGGCACCCGATTTTACATTGCCAACCGATGGCAATGGCGAGCTTTCCCTTTCAAGCCTGAAGGGTAAAAAAGTAGTTCTTTATTTTTACCCCAAAGACAGCACACCGGGCTGCACCACACAGGCCAAAGGCTTTCGCGATGAAATGGCCGCCTTTGAAGCTGAAAACTGTGTCATTGTCGGGGCTTCTAAAGACACGGTAAAACGCCACGATAACTTCAAGACCAAACAGGAGCTTAATTTCTCTCTCGTGTCTGATGCAGAAGGCGATTTGTGCGAAACCTATGGTGTTTGGCAAGAAAAGAAAATGTACGGCAAAACCTTCATGGGCATCGTGCGCAGCACCTTCTTAATTGATGAAAATGGTGTAGTACAGAAAGTCTGGCCGAAGGTAAAAGTTAAAGGCCATATCGAAGAAGTCCTTGAAGTGGTGAAAGAAATATAA